The window TAGCCTCGATCGCCCCATACTGGGCAAATGAAGTGGCACAGGTTGTTGAGTGCTGTTGTAAGCGTTTTACAGCCGAAGCAACCTCTTCTGGAGCTGCTAAATATCCCACCCGCCATCCAGTCATCGCATAGGTCTTTGAGAAGCCGTTTATCGTGATCGTTCGCTCATCCATACCATCGAACGATCCGATGCTGAGATGTTTCTTCTCATAGATCAGTTTCTCATAGATCTCATCTGATACAACGGTTATGTCATGGTCTATCGCAAGATCTGCGATCATCTTAAGCTCTTTTCTGTCAAGCACATATCCTGCAGGGTTGTTCGGTGAGTTTATGAGGATGAGCTTTGTTTTTTGAGTTATGGCATCACCGATGCGGTCAAACCGTGTCCAGACAACTTTTCCACCTGCAAGGTTTACACAGGCGGGGTACGTGACCCAGGAAGGATCAATGAGAATCACCTCATCTCCATCATCGATAATTGAGTTGATCACAGCGTAGATCGCATACTTTGCACCAGGGGTTATCACGACATTATCGGGTACGAGATTGAGGTTGTTCTCCTGCTTGAGCTTTCTGGCAACTGCCTCTTTCAACTCGGGCAGCCCACCACTTGGAAGATAATGCGTGAAACCAGCATCCATCGCACGTTTTGCTGCATCAACGATGTGAGATGGAGTGTCAAAGTCGGGTTCACCGAAGCTGAAGTTAACAACATTCTTCCCCTCGCTCTTCAATCTGTTGGATATATCGATCAGTCTGATCGTTGCAGACTCGCTAACACCTGAAATTCTGCCTGAAAGTTTCATCAATGTTGCTCCTGCTATGCTTTGAGTTTACCAGCTCGAGGATCGAAGATGCAGGTTGGATCCTCCTCAAAGAGATCACCTCTGTAAAAGTAGGCTTTCTGCCTGCACCCTCCACAGACATCTTTGTACTCACAGATTCCACATCCACCTTTCAGGTGTTTTTTCATCTCCCTGAGCTTTATGAGTGCATCACACGGATGATCCTTCCAGATATCCCTGAAGCTTTGCTCCCTGATATTTCCAAGATGCTGGTGCGGCGTGAAGTGGCAAGGGCTGACATTACCAAGATGATCAATATTTGCAACCTTCTTACCGATCGAACAACCACCAGAGACTGCCATCAGCTTTCTTGCAATATCAAACCGCTCTGGATCTTCCTTCTTCAGGCGTTCGAGGATATAAACCCCATCCATCGGTGAATCAGTCGTCAAAATCTCGATCTCCTTATCCTGTAGCTCGATCGCCTTATCATAGAGATATTCAAGCACCTTGATCCGCTCCTGTGGCGTGATGTCCCAGTCAGCGATATCTGTTCCTCTTCCGGTTGGAACCAGATGATAGAGGCAGAATCTTGGGACCCCCATCTCAACTGCAAGATCGAGCAGCGCTGGCACCTCCTTCCAGTTGCTTTTGCTTATCGTGATTCTGAAGCCTGTTTTAAGCCCTGCATCCATCGCATTCTTTATCCCCGTAATTGCCTGTTCCCATGCACCATCGACTCCTCGAAACTCATCGTGAAGCTCCGGATCTGCGGCATCGAGGCTCACTCCCACATACAGGATGTCAGCCTTCTTCATCTCACGTGCAATTTCAGGCGTTATTACCGTTCCGTTTGTAGATACAACCATCCTTAGCCCTTTTTCCTTTGCATAGCGAGCAAATGGAAGAAAATTTTTGCTCATCAACGGCTCTCCACCCGTAACTATTGCCACAGGTATCCCAAGTTCCACAAACTCATCGATCAGCCGCTTTCCCTCCTCCTCGGTGAGCTCATCAGGATGTGGGCCAAGCTGTGCATCGAGGTAGCAGTGTTTGCACTCCAGATTGCACGCACGGGTGATATTCCACATGACAACAGGAGTCTCCTCTGATGAGAAGCGTATGAGATCATCCGGCACCTCACACGATGCAATCTCACGCGCCCTTACAGCATCCCATACAGTTCCCTTATCCGCCAGAATTTTTGAAAATACAATCATACTCCAATCCTCTCACTGATCTCATCGATCATCGCATCAAATAACGCACGTTCAGGCATAATATCAACCTTAACACCCAGCTCCTCCACTACATTAGCTGTAGGTTCTCCAATTACTGCGACAATAATCTCGTTCAACCTTTCACACACCTTCTCTTTCAATCCAAGTTCTTCTGCAGTTTCAAAGAAATTTTTAACGGTTTGTGCACTTGTAAATGTAGCAACATCAACTTTTCCGTCTGCAATTGCCTTAATAAGATCACGTTGCAGATCTCCAACAGGACGAACAATTTTGTAGACCTTGATCTCATGAAGATCTGCACCTGCACGTGTAAGCTCATTGGTCAGGACACTGCTACCATGATCAGACCTCACGATCTCGACAGTTTTACCCTCGACCATCGGGGTAAGAAGCTCGACAAGTCCAGATGATGTATAGGTCTTATCTGGCATCAGATCTGGATTGATCCCTGATCGTTCAAGCCCCTTTGCGGTGCGAGGACCCATCGAGACCACCATGATCTGAGATCCATTGAGGGCTGATACAAATCCCGCTTCTCTGTCTTTACCGACCTTTCTGAGCATGAACCTGACACCGTTGACCGATGTGAGGATCACAAAGTCTGTGAGACCGTCGATCACGCGCTTGTAGAAAGCTTCAAATGCGGGTTCATCCCGTTCACAAACTGCAACCATCGGAGCAGCAATGACCTCGAAGCCTCTCGATCGTGCAAGCTCAACAGATTCTTCAAGATGTTCTTCTGGCCGTGTAATAGCGATCTTCATCGATGCACCTGATCAGAGAGTTTTTACATATCTGAGCTTAAAAGACTTCCCTGTCTCCACCATGCTAAAAACCTGTCCACTTAACTCTCCTGCCCTCGCACCTTGCTGATATTACAGCCTCAGAGAGGTTCATATTCGCCGGAACCTCAAAGCATATCCACCCTTCCCGCGTCACATTGGGGTAGATCTTATCTGTTGTCAGTGGATCGTAGTGCGTCCTGCCCCCTTCGCAGCGCCAGTTCTTCTTGGGTCGAACCACATCACCGAGATAGTGGAGTCGCATATCTATTAAAAGCGGGAGATGCTCAGGAACCTTCCCGACATTCTTCACACGGACAAGCGCCAGCAGATAGGCTGCACCCTCCTCTGCAAAATTGCTCTCAAGAAGTTCACATTCAGCTATCGTTGTATTTAAGTTTCCTGTATTGACGTACTCTCCCTTTGTGGCAGTATTTGAGAGAAGAGGAGAGAGAAGATCTGCAAAGCCATCTATCGCGAGATTTGTGTAATACTTAATCTCTGCAATACCTGTCTCAAGCGCATTGTTCAATGGAGCAAGTTCTTCTCTATCAAGATTAAGATAAACGATCCCTGCAAGTGCAATGATCACGATAACTGCAACAACATTCTCTGCTTTCATGGTTTCTATCAGGCGGTTGCAGGCATGTAGTAAATCTCCTCGAACGGCTGGATCACGACAAAGCCATCGCCATCAAACTTCATCTGGATCGTCTCACCGCTGGTTCTGCCAACCAGTGTCTTCAGCGAGATGTCAGCCTTCAGATCCGGGGCAAGATTTGATGACCACGCAACAGTCGCATTTGGATCGGTAAAAACAGGCTCACCTGGCTTAACGATCAATGTTACAGGATCGTAGTGGGTGGTTATCGCGATCATCCCCTCTCCTTCAAGCCTGACATTGAAAATCCCGCCTGCAAGCATCCCTGTTACCTTTTTCATCATCGTAATATCCCATTTGATTGACTCCTGGAACGCGAGGAGGTCATTTCCGTTGACTGTGATGGATTCGCTCTGAAGGTCTATCACAGAGATCTTCTTACCGCTGTCTGCAAGATAGAGATTTCCCTTTCCTTCTGCCTTTGTTAACATTGTCCCCTCGCCTGTGACCGCCTTCTTCAGCATCTTGCCGAGACCATGCTCAAGTACACCCTCACGGGTGAACTTAATACTGCCATTGTATGCAATCATCGACCCCATCTTTATCCATACTTTTCCATCGAGCTGAATCTCGAGCGTTCGATCATTCTCAAGCTCAAACGGTCCTCCCCCTCGATCCCGCTCTGACGTGGCACGGACAAACTCTTCTATAGAAAATTTACTCATAGGAATCCCCCTGATAACCTGTAAAATATATTGGATATAGGTTATATAAATATGTGTGGTCTGAACGCGCGAAAAAATGCAGGTAACCTATTTATATACCCCTGCAATGAATTACACTAAAATTATCAATTGATTTCATGGGTGTACAAAGATGTCAAGACCTTTCTACAACTATATCGGCGATGCATGGGCACGCCCGAAGGATACATATGTGGGTGAACTGCTCTGGGAGCGGATGCAGACCTGGAGACGTGAGCGAGCATCGGTCAGGGTGAGTCGCCCGACAAGACTCGATCGTGCACGCAGACTCGGTTACAGAGCTAAACAGGGGATAATTGTTGTAAGAACACGGATCAGACGTGGTGGCAGACGAAAGTCCAGATATGTCAGGGGAAGGCGCACAAAAAGAATGGGTCAATACCGCATTACGCCAAGAAAAAGCCTTCAACGCATAGCAGAGGAGCGCACTGCAAGAAAATATCCAAATATGGAAGTTTTAAACTCATACTGGGTGGGTTCGGATGGAAAGCGGAAGTGGTATGAGGTGATACTCGTTGATCCCGCACATCCCGCGATCAGAGCAGATCCTCAGTTCAAATGGCTCAAAAATCCTTCGAACAGAGGTAGAGTCTTCAGAGGAAAGACAAGCGCCGGAAAAAAAGGTAGAGGACTCAGAAAGCGTGGAATTGGGTCAGAGAAGGCAACAGTAAGGTAGATGATCGAGATCGATGGTTCGATGGGTGAGGGCGGTGGGCAGATCATACGAACCGCGATCGCATTTGCAACGATCACAGAAACACCTGTAAAGATCAGAAACATACGAGTCGGACGCCCGAAACCAGGGCTTGCCATGCAACATCTCACGGGCATCGAGTTTCTCGCAAAGCTCACAGATGCAACGGTTGAGGGGCTTAAACTCGGATCAAAAGAGCTTTTCTTTGCGCCGCACAGGGTACGAGGTGGTAAATTTGATCTTGATATAAAGACCGCGGGGAGTATCACACTCTTTCTTCAGACGGTGATCCCTGCCTTGCTGGACTCAGATGAGAGGCTTGAGATCACGATAAAAGGCGGCACGGATGTCAGATGGTCTCCACCAATCGATTTTTACAGGTTTCTGCTGATACCTGTCCTGCGTAAGATGGGAGCAGATATCGAGATTGAACTGCTTAGACGGGGTTACTATCCAAAGGGTAATGGCCTTGTCCGTGCTCTGATAAATTCATCAAAACTGAGGGGTATTACGCCTGAAGCACAGATGAACAAAAGAGTCAAAGGAATCTCGCATGCTTCAAACCTTCCTGAACATGTGGTCAGACGTCAGGCAGATAGTGCAGAAGCAAAACTTCTTGAGCATGGGATAAGTGCATCGATAGAGCTTGAAAGCACACAGGAAATCTCAACAGGCTCAGGGATATTTTTATACAGCGGATATAAAAGTGGGAGTGCGCTCGGAGAGCGTGGTAAACGTGCAGAGGTTGTGGGCGCTGAGGCGGCTGAAAACATCCTGTCTGAGCTTGGCACAGCCGCAAGAGTGGATATATACCTTGCAGATCAGCTCATACCATATATGGCACTTGCAGAGGGGAGATCAGAGATAAGCGTGCGTGAGATGACAGGACACCTTAAAACCAATATTTCTGTGGTTGAGGCTTTTATGGGGCGGATCTTTGATGTTGAAACGCGTGAAGGTATTATACACATCATGACCTGAAACCTGCTTCCTTCACTCCGATAATATCAACCCCAACGGTATTTATTCTGACGAGGATTGAAAAGGCAAAGGCGGTTGCTGGATCAATCCCAAGAAGCGTAAAGATCCCTGTTGTGCCACCCTCCATCAGACCAAAACCAGCGGGCGTTAACGGCACAAACGCAAGTAGTGATAGGAGTGGGTGTAAGAGGAAGTATGTGAGAAATGAAAGCTCAATCCCGAGTGCTCTGCCAAGAAACATCCACTGGAGTGCGACACATACCCAGCCGATCATGTGAAGCAGAAGTATGAACGGAATCTCGGATCTGATCTTGAAACTCTCTTCTTTGAGGTGCGAGAACTCGTTGAGAAATCGCTTCATGAGTGGTATCTTTGCGATGATCTTGAGTGAAGATTCCTCAGAACTCCATAAAAAGATGAGGATACCAATACCAAGAAGCAGAAAGATTGCACCTGCACCGAGCAGGGGTTTTATTATTGCATTATCGATGTTTGATATTAGAAGGACGATCCCAAGTAGGCTACCAATAACTTTCAGTATGAACTCAATACCCTGCGGTGCAAGGATCGCTGCCATACCACCTGTTACGGTCAGGTTCTCACCCTTCCTTTTGAGAAAGATCGGTGTCAGGAAATAGCCACTTCTTGCAGGAGTTACATCAGATGCGATCATGCCACCCATATGCGAGAAGAAGACATCTCTGTATGGCAGGTTTTCCTTGCTTATCACCTTCATGAGGTATCTTAGACGGATTGCCATGAACGTGTTGTAGGTTAGATAAGCACATCCTGCAAGGATAAAGTACCTGAGTTTAACCTGCGTCAACGATTCATATATCTCACCTGGTCCAAGTTTGAAGAGTATAAAGGTGATGATTATGATGCCGAATACAATCTGAACCACTCGTTTCCTCATCACGTATCTCAGAAAAAGAGAAAACATGGGAGTATTTAACCTCTATGCCCTCCTATAACATTTGAGTTCGCAGTAACGAGACCGCCATGAGAGCGGATAATTTTATTAAGTAATGTCATATAATATAATGTTAAGTGTAGGGGAAATAATCATGAACAAGCAACGAATACACACCACCATTGACGATGAGGCATACAAGATACTACTGAAGTATGAAGAGCAGTGGGGTGGAAAGAACGCAGTGCTTGAGGCTGCGTTGAAAGGGCTTGATAGGGGACATAAGGCAAAGCTTGATATAAAGAGCTATGAGAAGATCGGGCGAAAGAGCAGCGGGATACCGACATTAGATCAGATGATAGAAGGGGGTTTTCCGAAGAACTTTGTCGTTGTTGTGACGGGCCCTCCAGGTACAGGTAAGACAACATTCGGGATGCAGTTTCTGGTTGAGGGGATCAAAAACGGCGAAAGAGGTATTTTCTTCTCCTTTGAAGAGGATTCCGAACAGCTTGCGAATCATTGCCTCCGATTTGGCTGGAATCTTCGAGAATATGCAGAAAATGGGCAGCTTGTAATATACGGGCTTTCCATGATCACGGTAAACGATGTAATTGAGGCGGTAGAGGAGTACAAACCATCGAGGGTGGTAATAGACTCCATAAATCTTCTCACAGATTTCGGTTCAGCTTCTTCACTCCGACAGAACTCGATGGTGCGAAACCTCCTGAAACTCCTCAAACGCGAACGGGCCACAACAATAATCACAACTGAGAAGACACATGGGCTTGAGAAGAAAGCATTTGATCAGTTTGACTTTATGGGAGACGGTTTAATCTTCCTTGATCGCACAACAGTCAATGATATGGATGTTTTTCTAATCAAGGTTCAGAAGATGCGGGGAACAAAGATCACCGGGCAGACGAAGGTATTTGAGATGACAGATGAGGGGATCGCGGTCTCATTGGACTTCAGCCCAGGAATTTTCGACATCAAATAAGGGAGAGTTCACGTTTTCGCTGTTCGATCATTCGTTTAACCTCTTCGGGAGCAGGACCACCTGTCACTTTCCTTTTGTTGACGCTCAGCATGGGATCAAGCACATCTCTGAGCGTTGCTTCATCAAGTTCCTCGATCGCATACCCCTCACTCACAGCCTTCCCAACGATTTTGTGAGCAGTTCTGAAAGGTAGCCCCTTCTCACGTACAAGCGCATCTGCAAGATCGGTTGCCATCAGATCGCCAAGTTCAAGCTTTGATCGCATTGAGTCTCTTTTGACCTTCATGCTCCTGATCATTCGCTCCATCCCCGATACTGATGCCGCTGTTATTGTCACTGCCTTTATAAGGTGGGGCGTGAGTTCCTGGAGATCGCGGTTGTAGCTCATCGGCATTGCTTTCATGATCGTGAGTGCTGCAGTGAGTGCTCCATTAACCGTACCTGTTTTCGCACGTATAAGCTCTGCAAGGTCTGGATTTTTTTTCTGAGGCATTATTGAGCTTGTACTTGTAACGGTATCATCAAGCTCGATCATATCAAAGCCCTGACTGCTCCACAGGATCAACTCTTCAGAAAGTCGTGAGAGGTGCATCATGATGATTGCAGATACACTGATAGCCTCGATAAGAAAATCTCGTGCGCTCACAGCATCCATAGAGTTCTCAACAAGTCCTTCAAATCCTAAAAGCTCCATTGTGCGCCTCCGATCGATCGGAAAGCTCGTGGATGCAAATGCGGCTGCACCAAGTGGTGATCTGTTTGTACGACTGTATACCCCACCCAGCCGTTCAAGATCGCGGCTCAGGGCATCGAAATGTGCGAGCAGGTGGTGTGCAAGGGTTGTTGGCTGAGCAAATTGCAGATGTGTAAAACCAGGCATTATGGTTTCCAGATGCTCTTCAGCACGCAGAAGAATTGTTCGCCTCAGGTCGTTCAGCTTATCAATCAGTTTCTCAAGTTCTTCCCTCAGTGCGATCCTGATACACGTTGCAACCTCATCGTTTCGTGATCTCGCAGTATGCATCCGCCCGCCTGCGTCCTCACCGATAAGCTCAATAAGTCGTGATTCCACGCATGCATGAATATCCTCATACTCTTCAAGATTGAGTGCATCGATACCAGCTTCTTCGATCTGGTCAAGCCCTTCTAAGATGAGCGATGCATCTTTCTCACTTATGATCCCATTTTCAAGAAGCATTCTTGTATGCGCTCTATCAACTGCCAGATCTGCCTTGAAGATCCACCGGTCTGCCTCGATCGACTGCATGAACTCAAGTGCCGTTCGATCCATTTCTTTTAGTCTTGCCCTGCGGATAATATCCATGATCCTGGTCAATTCCTGATCTCGACGAACTCATATTCTATGGCATCATCGCCCAACCGCTGGAGGATGGATGGAATCTCACTCTCCACACAGACAAGTACAGGAGAGATGCCACGTTTTGCAGCCTCTACAATAACCTCTCTTACGCCATAGACGATGTGAGGTTCAACACCGATCCGTTTGAGCGCAACGTGAGCCTCAATCCCAAGAACACAGATGAGGTCCGATCCTTCGACAGCAGTTCTGAGTTTATCTGGTGAGATACTTCGTGAACCACCGTCCTGCACCTGAGGAACGGCGCAAACCATGACTTTACCCATTTCAAGTGGAATTATTCCGTTGATATTCGATACGCCAACATCTTCTCCTTTTTTAGCTGATACAACAACCTTTGCAGTAGCAACACCTTCAACAACACCCTTTGAAGCATAGAGGGTGCCATCATCCATAAAAAGGTGAACGGTATCACCTTCGGCGAGGTCCTCTGCTGCAACGGCCGCCCAGACTGAGATATTTGTCACAATATTGTTGATGTGATCGAGGTACTCTTTCATCTCTTTACTTACTCTGAGTACAAAGTTCACACCTTCGCGTGTTATGACATACATCTTCTTCCCGTCAGTATGGATAAGTCCCTCATCCACCATCTCCTTTACGTACTCAGAGACTGCCTGTGGAGTTATGTCCATCTTCGTGGCGATGTCTTTCTGACGGATCGTGGGTTGATGCTCTGCTATTTCCACCAGGATCTGAAACTTACTACTCACTTTCTTGCTTTTTAGTGCCTGTATCATCTTCAATCCTCTGATATAAGTTCTAACTTCTGTCCTTTCAGCAAAAGCTTTGATGACCGTTTAACAGCCGCTTTTAAAAGTACAGGTGAGATCCCTTCTGAGATAGATATATTGGTGATCGAATCCTTTCCCTCGTGAATGCACCTGATCAGTTCATCCACGATCTGGTTGAACTCATCCTCCTCCATAAAGGAAATCGCTATAATATCGCCGAGATCCTCCATCTCACACTGGAGGTTGAGCCTGACCTTTGAATAAGACGTGGTGTACTCAATCAAAGGTGTTGTGCCTGCGGTGGGTATTCGCCATTTATTCTCAAGCAATCCACTCTCACGGAGAATATCAAGACTATTACTTATCTCTTCTGATCCAAGCTTCGCTTTGAGTTCGTCTTCTGTGTACCACCCAGATGTCAGCAGATCGAAGACCTGTTTCTCACGCTTCGATGCAAATATCTGTAACAGCGGAACAAGATCTGGGAGATCATTAATAATCCTGACGCGTTTTGTCATTCAAAAAGATAACGCCTGTAGATAATATAAACTTTGGGATATTATTCAGCATGGATTGATGTGATGAATGAGCGGAGTCGTGCGTATGTGAGATCTGCCTTCAGGGAGTACTATCACAGGAATGAACCTGTCCTGCCCCTGAAGTTTGATAAGCGGGAGTGGGGGTTTGTATCTTTTGATCTCCCAGGAATGAGGCGGCACAAGGCATTTCTCTCGAGACAGGAGGCGATTGATTATCTAAAAGGCGAGGTGCCGCGGCATGCGTACTACTCATCAGCGATATACCATGATCCAGCCGCACCAAAGATGG of the Candidatus Syntrophoarchaeum caldarius genome contains:
- a CDS encoding aspartate aminotransferase codes for the protein MKLSGRISGVSESATIRLIDISNRLKSEGKNVVNFSFGEPDFDTPSHIVDAAKRAMDAGFTHYLPSGGLPELKEAVARKLKQENNLNLVPDNVVITPGAKYAIYAVINSIIDDGDEVILIDPSWVTYPACVNLAGGKVVWTRFDRIGDAITQKTKLILINSPNNPAGYVLDRKELKMIADLAIDHDITVVSDEIYEKLIYEKKHLSIGSFDGMDERTITINGFSKTYAMTGWRVGYLAAPEEVASAVKRLQQHSTTCATSFAQYGAIEAISGDQSCVEQMVNRFRERRDLIVEGLNEIGIPCQRPAGAFYVFADVGAFGGGERVAEDLLNKAHVIVTPGGAFGPESDSFIRISYATSIDQIRLGLEGMKTCLG
- a CDS encoding radical SAM protein, with protein sequence MIVFSKILADKGTVWDAVRAREIASCEVPDDLIRFSSEETPVVMWNITRACNLECKHCYLDAQLGPHPDELTEEEGKRLIDEFVELGIPVAIVTGGEPLMSKNFLPFARYAKEKGLRMVVSTNGTVITPEIAREMKKADILYVGVSLDAADPELHDEFRGVDGAWEQAITGIKNAMDAGLKTGFRITISKSNWKEVPALLDLAVEMGVPRFCLYHLVPTGRGTDIADWDITPQERIKVLEYLYDKAIELQDKEIEILTTDSPMDGVYILERLKKEDPERFDIARKLMAVSGGCSIGKKVANIDHLGNVSPCHFTPHQHLGNIREQSFRDIWKDHPCDALIKLREMKKHLKGGCGICEYKDVCGGCRQKAYFYRGDLFEEDPTCIFDPRAGKLKA
- a CDS encoding uroporphyrinogen-III synthase is translated as MKIAITRPEEHLEESVELARSRGFEVIAAPMVAVCERDEPAFEAFYKRVIDGLTDFVILTSVNGVRFMLRKVGKDREAGFVSALNGSQIMVVSMGPRTAKGLERSGINPDLMPDKTYTSSGLVELLTPMVEGKTVEIVRSDHGSSVLTNELTRAGADLHEIKVYKIVRPVGDLQRDLIKAIADGKVDVATFTSAQTVKNFFETAEELGLKEKVCERLNEIIVAVIGEPTANVVEELGVKVDIMPERALFDAMIDEISERIGV
- a CDS encoding protein containing DUF124 — translated: MSKFSIEEFVRATSERDRGGGPFELENDRTLEIQLDGKVWIKMGSMIAYNGSIKFTREGVLEHGLGKMLKKAVTGEGTMLTKAEGKGNLYLADSGKKISVIDLQSESITVNGNDLLAFQESIKWDITMMKKVTGMLAGGIFNVRLEGEGMIAITTHYDPVTLIVKPGEPVFTDPNATVAWSSNLAPDLKADISLKTLVGRTSGETIQMKFDGDGFVVIQPFEEIYYMPATA
- a CDS encoding Ribosomal protein L15e, with protein sequence MSRPFYNYIGDAWARPKDTYVGELLWERMQTWRRERASVRVSRPTRLDRARRLGYRAKQGIIVVRTRIRRGGRRKSRYVRGRRTKRMGQYRITPRKSLQRIAEERTARKYPNMEVLNSYWVGSDGKRKWYEVILVDPAHPAIRADPQFKWLKNPSNRGRVFRGKTSAGKKGRGLRKRGIGSEKATVR
- a CDS encoding ribosomal subunit interface protein, which produces MIEIDGSMGEGGGQIIRTAIAFATITETPVKIRNIRVGRPKPGLAMQHLTGIEFLAKLTDATVEGLKLGSKELFFAPHRVRGGKFDLDIKTAGSITLFLQTVIPALLDSDERLEITIKGGTDVRWSPPIDFYRFLLIPVLRKMGADIEIELLRRGYYPKGNGLVRALINSSKLRGITPEAQMNKRVKGISHASNLPEHVVRRQADSAEAKLLEHGISASIELESTQEISTGSGIFLYSGYKSGSALGERGKRAEVVGAEAAENILSELGTAARVDIYLADQLIPYMALAEGRSEISVREMTGHLKTNISVVEAFMGRIFDVETREGIIHIMT
- a CDS encoding protein belonging to Lysylphosphatidylglycerol synthetase/UPF0104; the protein is MFSLFLRYVMRKRVVQIVFGIIIITFILFKLGPGEIYESLTQVKLRYFILAGCAYLTYNTFMAIRLRYLMKVISKENLPYRDVFFSHMGGMIASDVTPARSGYFLTPIFLKRKGENLTVTGGMAAILAPQGIEFILKVIGSLLGIVLLISNIDNAIIKPLLGAGAIFLLLGIGILIFLWSSEESSLKIIAKIPLMKRFLNEFSHLKEESFKIRSEIPFILLLHMIGWVCVALQWMFLGRALGIELSFLTYFLLHPLLSLLAFVPLTPAGFGLMEGGTTGIFTLLGIDPATAFAFSILVRINTVGVDIIGVKEAGFRS
- a CDS encoding circadian clock protein KaiC, with the translated sequence MNKQRIHTTIDDEAYKILLKYEEQWGGKNAVLEAALKGLDRGHKAKLDIKSYEKIGRKSSGIPTLDQMIEGGFPKNFVVVVTGPPGTGKTTFGMQFLVEGIKNGERGIFFSFEEDSEQLANHCLRFGWNLREYAENGQLVIYGLSMITVNDVIEAVEEYKPSRVVIDSINLLTDFGSASSLRQNSMVRNLLKLLKRERATTIITTEKTHGLEKKAFDQFDFMGDGLIFLDRTTVNDMDVFLIKVQKMRGTKITGQTKVFEMTDEGIAVSLDFSPGIFDIK
- a CDS encoding argininosuccinate lyase, yielding MDIIRRARLKEMDRTALEFMQSIEADRWIFKADLAVDRAHTRMLLENGIISEKDASLILEGLDQIEEAGIDALNLEEYEDIHACVESRLIELIGEDAGGRMHTARSRNDEVATCIRIALREELEKLIDKLNDLRRTILLRAEEHLETIMPGFTHLQFAQPTTLAHHLLAHFDALSRDLERLGGVYSRTNRSPLGAAAFASTSFPIDRRRTMELLGFEGLVENSMDAVSARDFLIEAISVSAIIMMHLSRLSEELILWSSQGFDMIELDDTVTSTSSIMPQKKNPDLAELIRAKTGTVNGALTAALTIMKAMPMSYNRDLQELTPHLIKAVTITAASVSGMERMIRSMKVKRDSMRSKLELGDLMATDLADALVREKGLPFRTAHKIVGKAVSEGYAIEELDEATLRDVLDPMLSVNKRKVTGGPAPEEVKRMIEQRKRELSLI
- a CDS encoding putative conserved protein HTH transcriptional regulator, archaea; protein product: MIQALKSKKVSSKFQILVEIAEHQPTIRQKDIATKMDITPQAVSEYVKEMVDEGLIHTDGKKMYVITREGVNFVLRVSKEMKEYLDHINNIVTNISVWAAVAAEDLAEGDTVHLFMDDGTLYASKGVVEGVATAKVVVSAKKGEDVGVSNINGIIPLEMGKVMVCAVPQVQDGGSRSISPDKLRTAVEGSDLICVLGIEAHVALKRIGVEPHIVYGVREVIVEAAKRGISPVLVCVESEIPSILQRLGDDAIEYEFVEIRN
- a CDS encoding ArsR transcriptional regulator; the protein is MTKRVRIINDLPDLVPLLQIFASKREKQVFDLLTSGWYTEDELKAKLGSEEISNSLDILRESGLLENKWRIPTAGTTPLIEYTTSYSKVRLNLQCEMEDLGDIIAISFMEEDEFNQIVDELIRCIHEGKDSITNISISEGISPVLLKAAVKRSSKLLLKGQKLELISED